The sequence below is a genomic window from Lolium perenne isolate Kyuss_39 chromosome 4, Kyuss_2.0, whole genome shotgun sequence.
gacgacttggaagattcctcgacttgtaggtgaagtgtcccgctgcgggtataccggaggctatagtgtgccaaatggtgccaaacctacctttacatgtgtatatggcctaaccaaaaccaaacctatcaaaaagtatgttggtggaacctcgcgcggtgaaatctaggggggtagaccccccgaggcacgcagaccgccgttatcgggggggaactaccgccggagcaccggaatgccaccaaaacttgcatgtggacctaggatatgtgtgaaagtgtgttggaaggtgtgattcaccaaatggtgcaaggcattgctcccatgtgtgagattcctctctttcgggcgacagcacttggaagattcctcgacttgtaggctgaagtgtcccgctgcgggtataccggaggctatagtgtgccaaatggtgccaaacctacctttacatgtgtatatggcctaaacaaaactatacctatcaaaaagtatgttggtggaagctcgcgcggtgaaatctaggggggtagaccccccgaggcacgtagaccgccgttatcgggggggaacgaccgccggagcaccggaatgccaccaacacttgcatgtggacctagaatATGTTTGGAAGTGTCGTGTAAGGTGTAAAGCTGCAAGAAATTGCACCAAATATGTgggggcgataacacttagcagaCACCGAACCCCCGTTAATTtgctccgaaaccctgatatGTTGGGGGGAGGGGTCGATGAAGATGTAGATTACTTGTTTTATCGGTATACAGATTGTATTAAGTAACACTAACAAATAGTCTAcaaaaagtaaaaactaattttACAACAAATATAAGTATTAATATAAATATGAGTACTAcaaaagaagggaaagaaatgaaaCTGTACTCTGTGCCGTgcaaaaacgcacggcaaagggttgGCCTGCACGGCAAAGCCGTCGTTGCCGTGCatgcatctttgccgtgcgccttcgTGGCCTCTTTGCCGTGGGGGCTTACTTTGCCGTGCGCCGTCTGGCTGCTTTGCCGTGCGGGTTTGCTTTGCCGAGCGCCGTGCtggctctttgccgtgcgctgctggTTTGCCGTGCGTCGCCCCGGAGCCACACGGCAAAGAATTCATTGCCGTGCGCGAGGCACACGGCAAAGATCTTCCGCACGGCAAAGGGCACTGGAAGCACACGGCAAAGACCCGTGCACGGCACTGAGCTTTTTTCCTGTAGTGATGTGACAGTTTCTTCATGATCGTGTATGACGTACAGTTCTTGGCAGTCGCGCAACGTACTGTATTCTTTTTTGTTTATGATTTAGCCATGGCGTGCAAGCTTGTACAAGTAGATCACTAGAATCTAATCATCCCCTTTAACTTCTATTTTAACCCGGTATATCCACGTTAAAAATTACAACTATCACCACCATGCAGTAATGTCAATGGATGATGGATCAGGCCAGTTGACCAGCAAGATGTGTCCCTTTTGTTGTTTTTAATTTACACGCCGGACACGCGTGAAAGTGACACGCCTTCTGCTTGTTCACCTCGCACCCCACGCGAGTAGCTATACCTATATATATTCGATGTCAATAGTACTTGACCCACGCACACACAGTTCGCAATCGCAAGAAGCACCATATAAACACACCTCACATAGCCATAGCCCATAGCAAGAGTGAGAGTGATCCAGAGAGAGCAATCAAACCAATGGCGTCCCAGCCACAGCTGACGGTTCCCACCGACGCCGAGCTTCTGCAGGCGCAGGCCGACCTTTGGCGCCACAGCCTCTACTACATGACGTCCATGGCATTCCAGTGCGCCGTCAAGCTCGGCATCCCGACCGCCATCCACGGCCTGGGCGGCGCAGCGTCGCTCCCTGATCTGGTCGCCGCACTATCCCTTCCACCCGCCAAGCTGCCGTACCTCCGCCGCATCATGCGCCTGCTGGCCACGTCCGGCGTCTTCGCCGCCACCGACGTGGAGGTCTACCGCCTCACCCCGATCTCCTACCTCCTCCTCGACGGCGTCGCCGTGGTAGACGGCCACCCGAGCCAGACGGCCGTCGTGCTCGCCGCGACCTCCAGGCACTGCGTCGAGGCCGCGTTGGGCCTCACCGACTGGTTCAGGAAGGACGTCGCCGGCTCGCCGTTCGAGGATCTCCATGGCGTCGCCCTCTTCGACGGGAGCATGGCGGAAGCAGAGCCCGAGATCGACGCCGTCTTCAACGAAGCTTTGGAGGCCCACGATAACTCCGGGTTCCTGGCTGTCCTGCAGGAGTGCGGCGGCACCCTCTTCCAGGGGCTAGAATCCCTAACCGACTGCGGCGGAGGCAACGGTACCACGGCGAGGGCTATCGTCGAGGCCTTCCCGCAGATCAAATGCACCGTCCTCGACCTTCCGCGGGTGATCGACAATGTGCCAGCCGATGGCGTGGTTAACTACGTTGCCGGCGACATGTTCAACCTCGTCCCACCTGCTCAAGCTGTGCTGGTCAAGGTAAAAAAAGACTTTGACAAAACTCACGCAAAATTCCTATCTTGATTTCATTAACACTAAAGTTTTACCAAAATATTTCTATTCTATAGCTTGTGCTGCATCACTGGAGCGACGAGGACTGCGTGAAGATCCTAGCTCAGTGCAAGAAGGCCGTTCCGTCGCGAGAGGAGGGAGGgaaagtcatcgtcatcgacaTAGTTGTGGACTCTTCTTCTAGACACACTCACGAAGCTGAGCTCCTGATGGACGTAGCCATGATGGTGTTGACCAATGGCCGACAGCGCGACGAGTCTGACTGGGGCGAGATTTTCACCAAAGCAGGATTCAGTGGCTATACCATTGTGAAGAAACTGGGAGCTCGAGGCGTCTTTGAGGCCTATCCATGAGGCAAGCCTAAAAAATTATCGTGTGGTTTGGTGCGAGAGATGTGCCCTAAAGGTGTGTTCGTAGGAAAATGAATAAGGGGCCGGATTGTCTTACTTTGTGGAGTTGTGTTTTGATGACTGTATAAGGTATCTGCCCACGAGGTGTGTTATGCTTTGTTGTTTTCATGTTCACGTTCACCTATAAGTGGATTGTGCTTATCGCCTCTATTGCATTCTCCCGGCTTCGACATGGGTTCATCGCTCTAAACAGGGCCATCGCTGGGCTTTTTTGGTCAAAATATTGCGGTGCTGGCTCATCGCACATACAATCTGCTTGTGTCAATAGTCCCACATCGCTACCATATACGAATTTCCACCCGTTTATATGCCTCA
It includes:
- the LOC127293912 gene encoding flavonoid O-methyltransferase-like protein Os11g0303600; the encoded protein is MASQPQLTVPTDAELLQAQADLWRHSLYYMTSMAFQCAVKLGIPTAIHGLGGAASLPDLVAALSLPPAKLPYLRRIMRLLATSGVFAATDVEVYRLTPISYLLLDGVAVVDGHPSQTAVVLAATSRHCVEAALGLTDWFRKDVAGSPFEDLHGVALFDGSMAEAEPEIDAVFNEALEAHDNSGFLAVLQECGGTLFQGLESLTDCGGGNGTTARAIVEAFPQIKCTVLDLPRVIDNVPADGVVNYVAGDMFNLVPPAQAVLVKLVLHHWSDEDCVKILAQCKKAVPSREEGGKVIVIDIVVDSSSRHTHEAELLMDVAMMVLTNGRQRDESDWGEIFTKAGFSGYTIVKKLGARGVFEAYP